The Campylobacter concisus genome window below encodes:
- a CDS encoding aldehyde dehydrogenase family protein — protein MKLLEKYGLFINGEWRDAKDGTTLDAKNPANGDHLAKIADATEEDVNDAVRAAREAFKKFKHTTISERAKLLNKIADIIDEHKEHLAKVESMDNGKPIRETLNVDIHFAAEHFRYFAGVIMGEEGSANVLDEKQLSIVLREPLGVVGQIVPWNFPFLMAAWKLAPVIAAGDASVFKPSSETSLSVLELFRLIDKILPKGLINIVTGKGSKSGEWIKNHPGLDKLAFTGSTEIGRDIAIAAARRIIPATLELGGKSANIFFSDANLDKALDGLQLGILFNQGQVCCAGSRIFVEESFYDKFIEAAVKKFSTIKVGDPLDPNTQMGSQINKKQAEQILEYVEIGKKEGAKVAVGGKAYTANGCDKGAFVEPTLLVDVTNDMRVAQEEIFGPVGVVIKFKDEAELIKMVNDSEYGLGGGIFTQDITKALRVARSMETGRVWVNTYNQIPAGSPFGGYKNSGIGRETHKIILEHYTQMKNIMIDLTGKVSGFYAQ, from the coding sequence ATGAAGTTACTAGAAAAATATGGGCTTTTCATAAATGGTGAGTGGCGTGACGCAAAAGACGGCACTACCCTTGATGCAAAAAATCCAGCAAACGGCGATCACCTTGCAAAGATCGCAGATGCGACTGAAGAAGATGTAAATGACGCAGTTCGTGCTGCACGTGAGGCTTTTAAGAAATTTAAACACACTACAATTAGCGAGCGAGCAAAACTGCTAAACAAGATCGCTGATATCATTGATGAGCACAAAGAGCACCTCGCAAAAGTTGAGAGCATGGACAACGGCAAGCCGATCCGTGAGACGCTAAATGTCGATATCCATTTTGCAGCCGAGCATTTTAGGTACTTTGCTGGCGTTATCATGGGCGAAGAAGGCAGCGCGAATGTGCTTGACGAGAAGCAACTTTCTATCGTTTTACGCGAGCCACTAGGCGTCGTAGGTCAGATCGTACCTTGGAATTTTCCATTTTTAATGGCAGCTTGGAAGCTAGCTCCAGTGATCGCAGCAGGCGATGCGAGCGTATTTAAACCTTCAAGCGAGACAAGTCTAAGCGTGCTTGAACTATTTAGGCTGATAGATAAAATTTTGCCAAAAGGTTTAATAAACATCGTAACTGGCAAAGGTAGCAAGAGCGGCGAGTGGATCAAAAACCACCCAGGCCTTGACAAGCTAGCATTTACCGGCTCAACAGAGATCGGCCGTGATATCGCCATAGCAGCAGCTAGACGCATCATCCCGGCCACACTTGAGCTTGGCGGCAAAAGCGCAAACATCTTCTTTAGCGACGCAAATTTAGACAAGGCACTTGATGGTCTTCAGCTTGGAATTTTATTTAACCAAGGTCAAGTTTGCTGCGCAGGGTCTAGAATTTTCGTAGAAGAGAGCTTTTATGACAAATTTATCGAGGCTGCTGTTAAGAAATTTAGCACTATAAAAGTTGGCGATCCGCTTGATCCTAACACTCAAATGGGCTCACAGATCAATAAAAAACAAGCCGAGCAGATCTTAGAGTACGTCGAGATCGGCAAAAAAGAAGGTGCAAAAGTAGCAGTCGGTGGCAAAGCCTACACCGCAAATGGTTGCGACAAGGGCGCATTTGTCGAGCCAACACTGTTGGTTGATGTGACAAACGATATGAGAGTGGCTCAAGAAGAAATCTTTGGACCAGTTGGCGTTGTCATCAAATTTAAAGATGAAGCCGAGCTTATCAAAATGGTAAACGATAGCGAGTATGGCCTAGGTGGCGGAATTTTTACTCAAGACATCACAAAAGCTCTAAGAGTTGCAAGGTCTATGGAGACTGGCAGAGTCTGGGTCAATACTTATAATCAAATCCCAGCAGGAAGCCCATTTGGTGGATATAAAAACTCAGGAATCGGCCGCGAGACACACAAGATCATACTTGAACACTACACTCAGATGAAAAATATCATGATCGATCTCACCGGCAAGGTCAGCGGATTTTACGCACAATGA
- a CDS encoding metallophosphoesterase, with protein sequence MSEQIYIIGDVHGCFNTLLKLIDQFPNKEKSQICFVGDVIDRGPCSCETVELIIQNNYKMVMGNHERRLLSNKDFFLKNKIPFDTSWFYNNGGEETYRSYLAQSVGFKQRHIEFLESIPVYLEFKDHKNQNGEHLVVSHSAVGKFWTLRDDDGSRDEFRRHVLSGRGDMMQVEGIFNVYGHTPVREAKLYTNSANIDTGCVFNEEGYDKLSALEFPSMKIYTQKNVENFNKQG encoded by the coding sequence TTGAGCGAGCAAATTTATATTATAGGCGATGTGCACGGCTGTTTTAATACACTTTTAAAGCTCATTGATCAGTTTCCAAACAAAGAAAAATCACAAATTTGCTTTGTAGGAGATGTGATAGATAGAGGGCCTTGTAGCTGCGAGACAGTCGAGCTAATCATACAAAATAATTATAAAATGGTAATGGGAAATCATGAGCGAAGGCTGCTAAGCAACAAAGATTTCTTTTTAAAAAACAAAATACCATTTGATACAAGTTGGTTTTACAATAATGGTGGCGAAGAAACATACAGATCATACCTAGCTCAAAGCGTGGGGTTCAAGCAAAGGCACATAGAATTTTTAGAAAGCATTCCAGTATATTTAGAGTTTAAAGACCACAAAAACCAAAATGGCGAGCATTTGGTCGTTTCGCACTCGGCTGTTGGCAAATTTTGGACTTTAAGAGATGATGATGGCTCAAGAGATGAGTTTAGAAGGCATGTACTATCAGGCAGAGGCGATATGATGCAAGTTGAAGGCATATTTAATGTCTACGGACATACGCCAGTGCGTGAGGCTAAGCTCTATACAAATAGCGCCAATATCGATACAGGATGTGTTTTTAACGAAGAAGGATATGACAAGCTAAGTGCCTTAGAATTTCCATCGATGAAAATTTATACGCAAAAAAATGTTGAAAATTTTAATAAACAAGGATAA
- a CDS encoding YihY family inner membrane protein: protein MSRLSLSKQNLKEFLNLLPTLKDKELFHYASSLSFHTILSIIPILLISFSIFTKLPSFEDYYAKIQDFIFSALLPSNQEIISNYLQNFLQNSGNLGIVGFVAMIFTSAMFFSDYEYVVLKVTRASKARGFWSALSSYWTLITLAPLGLAGSFYLSSFIQEMLNSNVITNSINFLSIFPYLIIWAIFCITYLISVNDEIKFKSAFFSSFAASLVWYLGKSAFVYYVLYNKTYLSVYGSFSAVLFFFVWIYISWIIFLYGLKLCAYLSNSSKFKR, encoded by the coding sequence ATGAGCCGTTTGTCCTTAAGTAAGCAAAATTTAAAGGAGTTTTTAAATTTGCTTCCAACGCTTAAGGACAAAGAGCTCTTTCACTATGCCTCAAGCCTTAGTTTTCATACGATTTTATCGATCATTCCGATACTTCTTATATCGTTTTCTATCTTTACAAAATTGCCTAGTTTTGAGGATTATTACGCCAAGATTCAAGACTTTATATTTTCGGCTCTTTTGCCAAGTAACCAAGAGATCATCTCAAACTACTTGCAAAATTTCTTACAAAATAGCGGAAATTTAGGCATAGTTGGCTTTGTAGCGATGATATTTACATCGGCTATGTTTTTTAGCGACTATGAATATGTAGTTTTAAAAGTGACACGTGCAAGTAAGGCTAGAGGATTTTGGTCAGCACTTAGCTCGTATTGGACACTTATCACGCTCGCGCCACTTGGTCTTGCTGGTAGTTTTTATCTTTCAAGCTTCATTCAAGAGATGCTAAACTCAAACGTGATCACAAACTCGATAAATTTTTTAAGCATATTCCCATATCTCATCATCTGGGCGATATTTTGCATCACATATCTCATCTCAGTAAATGACGAGATAAAGTTTAAAAGCGCATTTTTTAGCTCGTTTGCAGCCTCGCTTGTTTGGTATCTTGGAAAGTCGGCCTTTGTCTATTACGTCCTTTACAACAAGACCTATCTAAGCGTTTATGGCTCGTTTTCAGCAGTGCTTTTCTTCTTTGTTTGGATCTATATATCGTGGATCATCTTTTTATATGGACTAAAGCTTTGTGCTTATCTCTCAAACAGTTCAAAATTTAAAAGATAA
- a CDS encoding plasminogen-binding N-terminal domain-containing protein, whose translation MKRIFVILSLVFGFAFGADFSLNEYRTPIISVDSDGTATIVDSPEILIGSSGVVLHKFDTDSSIIARVSVISKNSGFAKIRFEVFDLLEQKALPLPGIAPVNGDMVVLNYLYNRSLIIVPNKEIYEEITSTFPNMIFIHPDIIGAYLSYEYKPNPSRDDFRKMCAQSAAGLIFVAMDGRSVFADCQSFKVLKEFKSGEVEYYQLPFYTRVSDIDTVFWKLNSEHINNYDAHYEKLFEEDN comes from the coding sequence TTGAAACGTATATTTGTGATTTTATCGCTAGTTTTTGGCTTTGCTTTTGGGGCCGATTTTTCTTTAAATGAGTATAGAACTCCTATAATTAGCGTCGATAGTGATGGCACAGCGACGATAGTTGATAGTCCAGAAATTTTAATCGGCTCAAGTGGAGTTGTGCTTCATAAATTTGACACTGATAGCTCTATCATCGCAAGAGTTAGCGTTATCTCAAAAAATTCTGGTTTTGCTAAGATTAGATTTGAGGTGTTTGATCTGCTTGAACAAAAGGCACTCCCGCTTCCAGGTATTGCACCTGTAAATGGCGATATGGTCGTGCTAAACTATCTTTATAACCGCTCATTAATCATCGTGCCAAATAAAGAAATTTACGAAGAGATCACTTCTACGTTTCCAAATATGATATTTATTCACCCAGATATTATAGGAGCGTATCTAAGCTACGAGTACAAGCCAAATCCAAGCAGAGATGACTTTAGAAAAATGTGCGCTCAAAGTGCAGCTGGTTTAATTTTCGTAGCAATGGATGGCAGAAGCGTTTTTGCTGATTGCCAAAGCTTTAAAGTGTTAAAAGAATTTAAAAGTGGTGAGGTCGAGTACTATCAGCTGCCATTTTATACAAGAGTTAGCGACATAGACACTGTGTTTTGGAAGCTAAATAGTGAGCATATCAACAACTACGACGCTCACTACGAAAAACTTTTTGAAGAAGATAACTGA
- a CDS encoding peptidoglycan DD-metalloendopeptidase family protein: MPRIFIIFAILSINLYAIKPSVEELSWPNGSNFLNFLETNKIPLSLYYNLATEDQELTEEIIAGTKYQIYKDDNGNTKQVLIPVSDELQMHIFRDDNDKFKLEFLPISYQSEDKFLALKVDKSVSEDIFDYTGSGTLALGFKEIFKGSGIDFKKINKGDTIAIVYNQKIRMGRSFGTPEIYAAMIETKNKRYVMYKFEDKFYDKNGKKNDKFLLVRPLTNARITSAFTLKRWHPILQRYRAHLGVDYGAPKGTPIKAAGDGTVKFVGQKSGYGRTVIISHAGGYETLYAHLNGFAKGIKGGLKVKQGTLIAYVGTSGMSTGPHLHFGLYRDNKPINPESAIKVVKSLEDKKESAKFKAVVSKNDELIKNALSNEKEYHKVEFFPNVIEF, from the coding sequence ATGCCTCGTATTTTTATAATTTTTGCAATATTATCTATAAATTTATACGCTATAAAGCCAAGTGTCGAAGAGCTTAGCTGGCCAAATGGAAGTAACTTCTTAAATTTCTTAGAGACAAACAAAATCCCACTTTCACTTTACTACAACTTAGCAACCGAAGATCAAGAGCTAACAGAAGAGATCATCGCTGGCACAAAGTATCAAATTTATAAAGACGACAACGGCAACACCAAACAAGTACTAATCCCTGTTAGTGACGAGCTTCAAATGCATATTTTTAGAGATGATAATGATAAATTTAAACTAGAATTTCTCCCCATTTCTTATCAAAGTGAGGATAAATTTTTAGCTTTAAAGGTGGACAAATCAGTCTCTGAAGACATTTTTGACTACACCGGCTCTGGCACATTAGCCCTTGGCTTTAAAGAAATCTTTAAAGGAAGTGGTATTGATTTTAAAAAGATAAACAAAGGCGATACAATTGCTATCGTTTATAATCAAAAAATACGCATGGGCCGCTCTTTTGGTACTCCAGAAATTTATGCTGCGATGATAGAAACGAAAAATAAACGATATGTTATGTATAAATTTGAAGATAAATTTTATGATAAAAATGGTAAAAAAAATGATAAATTTTTACTTGTTCGCCCTCTTACAAACGCCAGAATCACATCAGCTTTTACTCTAAAAAGATGGCACCCTATTCTCCAAAGATATAGAGCGCACCTTGGCGTTGACTACGGTGCTCCAAAAGGCACACCAATCAAAGCCGCAGGTGATGGCACGGTTAAATTTGTCGGACAAAAAAGCGGATATGGCAGAACCGTCATCATCTCTCACGCTGGTGGCTACGAGACACTTTATGCTCACCTAAATGGCTTTGCTAAAGGCATAAAAGGCGGACTAAAAGTCAAGCAAGGCACGCTTATAGCTTACGTTGGCACAAGCGGTATGAGCACAGGGCCACATCTTCATTTTGGTCTTTATAGAGACAATAAACCTATAAATCCAGAAAGTGCAATAAAAGTCGTTAAAAGCCTAGAGGATAAGAAAGAATCAGCTAAATTTAAGGCAGTTGTTAGCAAAAATGACGAGCTAATAAAAAATGCTTTAAGCAACGAAAAAGAGTACCACAAAGTGGAATTTTTCCCTAATGTAATAGAATTTTAA
- the mgtE gene encoding magnesium transporter — MSQELEEAKELIDQHLDENLEDNELSPYELAQHLKTLKKHDEELFAHYLEKLDPEILGDVAIELPDHMLKDVIEQLPAEKIVEALEELESDDATDLLQYIEDIDEDKARELFNELDRENQNEILRLRSYEEDRAGAHMQTELFSAHLEEKLGNAVARLRREKQEGKLENISQLFIIDKDGVLQYAIPLEDLILFDFTKTLKQNIESAQIDHYKPHVANDMDLMQNVADMFQEYDLNVIAVTSSTGILLGRITSDDIHDYIQESATEQIYNLAGVDDESEEDDTLFKAGRGRAVWLGVNLITALFSSSIIGLFDETIAAYVALAVLMPIVASMGGNTGTQALAVTVRRLALGEIEFKDAKNVLKREVSISLINGLIFGVVMGIIASVWFDKGMLGVVIGLSMVTNLFFAGFFGTIIPLTLRRFNIDPAVGSAVILTTFTDAIGFFSFLGLAKWILL; from the coding sequence TTGAGCCAAGAACTAGAAGAAGCAAAAGAGCTGATAGATCAGCATTTAGATGAAAATTTAGAAGACAATGAACTCTCGCCTTACGAGCTAGCCCAACACCTAAAAACACTTAAAAAGCACGACGAGGAGCTTTTTGCTCACTATCTTGAGAAGCTAGATCCTGAAATTTTAGGTGATGTTGCTATCGAGCTACCTGATCACATGCTAAAAGATGTGATCGAACAACTTCCAGCCGAAAAGATCGTAGAAGCACTTGAAGAGCTAGAGAGTGATGATGCGACTGATTTGCTTCAATACATCGAGGATATCGATGAGGATAAAGCTAGAGAGCTTTTTAATGAGCTTGATAGAGAAAACCAAAATGAAATTTTAAGACTTAGAAGCTACGAAGAAGATAGAGCTGGTGCTCACATGCAAACAGAGCTTTTTTCGGCTCACCTTGAAGAAAAGCTTGGCAATGCAGTAGCAAGGCTTAGACGAGAAAAGCAAGAAGGCAAGCTAGAAAATATCTCACAGCTTTTCATTATAGATAAAGACGGTGTTTTGCAATACGCTATCCCACTTGAAGATCTTATACTTTTTGATTTTACAAAGACGCTAAAGCAAAATATCGAGTCAGCGCAGATCGATCACTACAAGCCGCATGTTGCAAATGATATGGACCTTATGCAAAATGTCGCTGATATGTTTCAAGAGTACGATCTAAACGTTATTGCAGTTACAAGTAGCACTGGAATCTTACTTGGTCGTATCACGTCTGATGACATCCACGACTACATTCAAGAGAGTGCAACTGAGCAAATTTATAATCTAGCCGGCGTTGATGACGAGTCAGAAGAGGACGATACACTTTTTAAGGCTGGTCGTGGTCGTGCAGTTTGGCTTGGCGTAAATTTAATAACAGCTCTTTTTAGCTCATCTATAATAGGACTTTTTGACGAGACAATCGCAGCCTACGTCGCTCTTGCTGTTTTAATGCCAATAGTTGCATCAATGGGTGGAAATACCGGCACACAAGCGCTTGCCGTTACGGTTCGCCGTTTGGCACTTGGCGAGATAGAGTTCAAAGATGCCAAAAATGTTCTAAAACGTGAGGTTAGTATTTCACTCATAAATGGACTAATCTTTGGTGTGGTAATGGGCATAATCGCCTCTGTTTGGTTTGACAAAGGTATGCTTGGCGTTGTTATCGGGCTTAGCATGGTTACGAATTTATTCTTTGCTGGCTTTTTTGGCACGATCATACCTTTGACGCTAAGGCGCTTTAACATAGATCCTGCCGTTGGTTCAGCCGTCATTCTTACTACTTTTACTGATGCGATAGGATTTTTTAGCTTTTTAGGACTTGCAAAATGGATACTACTATAA
- a CDS encoding NUDIX domain-containing protein: MDTTITNLEILPLDESKYLKPFKMKFVQNGVQRDWDCVKVMNSVSIFLYHEQKDAFLFVKQFRPAVWYSQEKEGIKTNEQGFTYELCAGLMDKGLSEEQTAREEAIEEVGYELKEIERITMTYGAFGFGGNMQTMFYAKIDESMKVNSGGGVDGEDIELVFIKQEDMMKFAFDESKVKGFGLIFAYLWWEKFKS; this comes from the coding sequence ATGGATACTACTATAACTAATTTAGAAATTCTGCCTCTTGATGAGTCAAAATATTTAAAGCCATTTAAGATGAAATTTGTGCAAAATGGTGTCCAAAGAGACTGGGACTGCGTAAAAGTGATGAATAGCGTTAGTATTTTTTTATATCACGAGCAAAAAGATGCCTTTTTGTTTGTAAAGCAGTTTCGCCCAGCTGTTTGGTACTCACAAGAAAAGGAAGGCATCAAAACAAACGAGCAAGGCTTTACTTACGAACTTTGTGCAGGGCTTATGGATAAAGGACTAAGCGAAGAGCAAACAGCCAGAGAAGAGGCGATCGAAGAAGTGGGCTATGAGCTAAAAGAGATAGAGCGTATCACGATGACATACGGTGCTTTTGGCTTTGGAGGCAATATGCAAACGATGTTTTACGCAAAGATCGATGAGAGTATGAAGGTAAATTCTGGCGGTGGCGTCGACGGCGAAGATATCGAGCTTGTTTTCATAAAACAAGAAGATATGATGAAATTTGCCTTCGACGAGAGCAAAGTCAAGGGCTTTGGGCTCATCTTTGCTTATTTGTGGTGGGAGAAATTTAAAAGCTAA